The Shewanella algae DNA segment ATGTGACTCAGCAGAGCGAGGTGCACCATAACAGGGTGGCGACTATTCACAACCCCAAGGGCGATCCCGCCATCGCCAGTGAAGGCAAGGGGCTGTTTATCTATGGCGCCGCCGACAACCGTATCAGCCATAACCATTTCAGTGACAGCGATACCGGTATCAGTGTTGCCCTGGGCGGTGAGGGCAATAGTCTGTGGCGCAACAACATAGAAAACAATCTGACTCAGGTGCGTTATGTCGGCAGCAAGTCGCAGGAGTGGAGCCTTCTGGGACAGGGCAACTATTGGAGCAGCTATCAGGGCTGGGATCTCGATGGTGATGGCATAGGCGATACCCCCTATCTGCCCAACGATGCCCTGGACAGGCTGTTTTGGCTTTACCCCGAGGCCAGATGGTTGATGGACAGCCCTGTGGTGCTCTTGCTGCGCTGGCTGCAGCGCCAGCTGGCACTGGCCGAGGATATAGGTGTTCGCGACAGTTTTCCTTTGCTGCAGCCCATTGATATTACGCCGAAACAAGAGATGAAAACCAATTCGCAACAGAGTGACGAGGAGACCCACTATGCCCAGCATTGATTGTCGGCAACTGGCCTATGTCCGTGGCGACAGGCCTGTGCTGGAGGATATCAGCTTGCAGCTGCCCCAGGGTAAGTTGCTGGCATTGCTGGGCCATAATGGTGCCGGCAAATCGACCCTGATCAAACTGCTGCTGGGGCTGCTGAAACCCGCCGGTGGCGAGCTGAAGATTCTCGGCAAGGCCGCAGGTGAAAGCCCAATGCAGGTGGGTTATCTGCCGGAGAACGTCAGCTTCTACGACAATATGCCCTTGGGCGAACTGTTGAATTATTTCGCCGGGCTCAAGGGCATAGGTGCGGCCAGAGTCAAAGAGCTGCTGGTTGAGTTTGAACTGGATGGCTTGGTAAAACGCAGGTTGGGACAGTGTTCCAAGGGCCAGAGACAGCGACTTGGGTTGGCGCAGGCGCTACTGAGCCGCCCCAGATTACTGTTGCTCGATGAACCGACAGTGGGCCTGGACCCCTCGGCCTCGGCGCTCATGTATGCCCAATTGGCGGCGCTGAAACAGCAAGGTTGCACCATAGTGGTTTGCACCCATGAACTGGCTTTGGTTGAGCCGCATCTTGACTTGGCGCTCATGCTGGCAAATGGCCGGATGCGGGCGCTGGGAAGCCTGGATAACCTGAGGCAAGAGGCTGACTTACCACAGGAAATCCAGTTGCCATCTCGGCTGGACCTCAGTGGCGATCCCGTGCTGGGGCCGAGCTTTTCCGCTGGCCGGTTGAAACTGGCTAAGGCCAGCGTGCCGGAGGCGATAGCCATACTGACGGAGCAATACCGCTGCTTTGACTTTCAGTTGCCTCCGGCATCCCTCGGTGAACTGTTTCATCATTTTATGGCACCGCTTGACTCAAATCGCCGGAATGTCGCGGCTAAAAGATTCGGGGAGGCCGCCTGATGCAACTGGTCAGAGAAAATGAAGCATTGACACCCCAGCGGCCTAATCCGTTATTTATCGTTGCCGCCAAGGAGTTCAAAGATTGCCTGCGGAGCCGCTGGCTGCAAACGGCTTGCTGTTTGTTTGCCCTGTTGGCGGCTGCGGTTATTTTCGGCGCCGGGGCCTTAGGCGGTGAGTTTCGTTGGCAGGCGCTGCCACAGCTATTCAACTCTCTTTTAACCTTAAGCGTTTTTCTGGTGCCGCTGCTGGCGCTGCTATTGAGTTTCGATGCCGTGGTGGGGGAGGCCGAAGCCGGCACCCTGTTATTGCTATTGACCTACCCCTTGAGCCGCAGTCAGTGGCTGGCCGGTAAACTGATGGGGCAGGGCGGCGCCCTGCTGCTGGCTTTGCTGCTGGGGTTTGGCTTGCCTTTGGGGTTACTGCCTGTATTGGCTCAGGAATATCGTAGCGTCGAGTTGCCCGCGTCCCTTGCCCTCTTGCTGGCCAGCGCCTGGTTGCTCGGGTTGGTGTTTATGCTTTTAGGCTACTGGGTCAGCATGCAGGTCAAACAGAAAGCTCAGGCACTGGCGCTGCTGATGCTGCTTTGGCTGCTGCTGGTGCTGCTCTATGATCTGGCCTTGCTGGTATTGGCCGTGGTTGCGGCCGATACCCTTGGGCAGTCGGGATTGCAGTGGCTGATGTTGCTGAACCCGGCCAGTGTGTTTCGCTTGCTTAATCAAAGCTTTCTGGGCTTGGCCAGTGGTGTGCCGACCTGGCCCTGGTTACTGGGAATACTCTTTGGCTGGCTGTTGTTGTTATCTTGGCTGTGCCGCTACAGTTTTCAGCGCCGGCCGCTGTGAATCTGCTATTGGAGTTTGCTGTATTAGATAGTTTTTATTTAACGAAAACAAATTGTTAATTGATATAAGTATCACATTCTGACTGTTGCACTCAGGTTAAACTTATAACCTATCCTCAAGCTCCCGTGATATGGGGGCAGTCAAATCTTCTGGAGTGACTTTTCGGAGTGCCAATGCAACAGCTGACTCCCTATTTGGCGTTGGATACCAAGGCAAAACACTTGCTGGATCAACGCGATGGTTCAGAAATCGTCCTGTCGTTTTCTGAGGCTCAGGTATTGTCACACCTGTTGTCTGCCCCGGGAAACGTGTTTGGAAAAGATGAGTTGCTGGCTGTAGGTTGGCCGGAGCGGGTGGTGGCGCTGACCTCACTGACCCAATGCATCAGTATTCTCAGAAAGAAACTGGAACCCTATCCCGAAATTCAACTCAAGACGGTTGCCCGCCGTGGCTATCAGCTGAATATTTCCGAACAGTCCCATGTGCATATGCTGGCCATCTCCGATGGTGAAGCCATCCGCACTGCCTTGGTGAGTGTGTCTCTGAAAATCAAACTCCTGGGTATTTTATTGCTGTTGGGGCTGGTGGGCTTCTTCTGGTACTACAGTGACTATCACGAAATGGTCAAACAGGTGAGCCATTGGCGTGCCGACAAGCAGTTACCCTTGAATGTGGGAGGCACGCTGGCCTCGGCGCAGTTGTTTTACAGTGATGAGGCCAAGCAGCTGCATCCTTCCATGTGGCAAAAGCATCTGGCGCCTGAGGGAAATCTTATCCCCGGATTAAAGCATTTCAGCGCTTATGCCGCCTCGGATGGCCGTAATTATTCTTTTGCCATCTGTCCCAGTGCCGATGAAACAGGCTGTGACGGCGATGGCATCATCAATATCACCGCCATAGATCCCAAACCTGCCGGTCTCAGCATGAAGGAGTTTGTGCCCCTGAGCCAGGAGATGGAGCGGCGGATCCGTTATAACCGCATTATTCTGCCGCCGGCGGTAGACAATGCCGAGTTGGTGGAGCACAACTACCATGCGGATATCTATTTCCCGGTCGCAGATGAGCTCTTGGTGCGTACCGATCTCAGCCTATCGCTGGTTTACGACAGCAAAGACTCGGGGCAGTTTTATTCATCGGCCTGCGTTACCGACCAGGACTGCCTTACCACACCGATCAAATATCAACTGCGGGGCTATTTTCACCAGTACCGCACCGAGATCTCCGGCACCCCGGTGGATGTGTTCCAGGTGAAAGTGAACCAGAAAGAACTCACCAAGCCGGACAATGTCAGTGACTCGGCGATGCACTTCTATCGCGAGATCCGTAAAGACGATATCCGTGACGAGGAGATCTACTACTTCCGGGTCTACCAGGATCACAAGACAGCCGTTTGGATAGTGCCGCAGATGGGTAATTTACTGGCCTGGACTACCTACAGTGAAGTGAAGCTCTGAGCCGATAAGGCTACTTTACTACCATCACAGGGCACTTGGCCTTGTTGATAATCTCCTCGGCGACGCTGGGCAGCAGCCAATGGGCCAGCGCAGTGCGTTGATGACAGCCGATAACTATCATGCCGACATTGGCGCTCTCGGCCTCTTCGAGGATTTGGCCGGCAGTGCTGCCGCGGCGGATAAGCACCTCGAGTTGCTGCTCTGGATGCAACTGCTGCAAAAGTGCATGGATTTTCTCCGAGGCATAGGCCTGCATATGTTGTTGCAGCTGCGCCTGGGTCACGGCCACTATGCCGAAGTTCTCTTCGTGATGGGGTAGAGTGGTAATGTCTTCGCCATAGGCCTTGCTGATCACATGCAGCAGTCTCAGTTTTACTTTATAGAGCGCCGCCAACTCTATGGCATATTCTAGGGCGTGTTCGGATTCTTCAGAGAAGTCGACCGGACAGAGGATTTGTCGGGTACGCATGATGCATCTCCTTTTACTCGGCCTTGGCCACTTCTTTAAGTTTAAGCCAGCCTTGGCAAGGTACAAATTTGGCGTTCAGGGGAGATATTCGCAGGTGCCGGTTCGGCTAAAATCCCTGTCATTGAACGAATAAAGCCCCGGACGGGGCTTTATGCTTAACGGGAAACTGCCTGAGTCGCAGCCGCGGCAGAATGCCTTAGTCCACCAAGCCGTATTGTTCCTTGAGTACCCGGATGATTTCTGCCTTGGGATTATCCGAGAGAGTAATCTTGGCTCCGGTGACTTTCTCGGCAATACCTGTGTAGGTACGCGAGACATTCATCATGGCCTCCAGTGGCAGGTCGTTGTCGCGGGCCAGGGCTTCACGTTCCGGCATTCTATCCTTGTTCAACAGGATATCCGGATCCGGGAAGTGGTTGAGCAGGAACTGACGGAAGCCTTCTTTGGAGTTCTCGAGGATCTTACCGTCACGGTAGGCGCTGCCATCCCAAATACGTGAAGAGTCTGGGGTTCCCACTTCATCCATATAGATAAGCTTGGATTGGCCTTGTTTGTCAGTGACATAGCCAAATTCGAACTTGGTATCGACAAAGATCTGATCTTGCTGTGCCAGCGCCTCGGAAATGACTTCGAATCCCTGCTTGAGCAGCTTTTCGTATAGATCGATATCTTCAGGCTTTTCAAAGCCGAAGGCCTCGAAGTTGGCTTCGATATCTGCGCGACTGATGTTGACATCATCCTGCTCCGGTACCCCGGGGATCCCCTTGAGTATGCCCTTGGTCGATGGGGTGATCAGTAACTCGGGTAGCTGCTGGTCCTTTTGTAATCCTTCCGGCAGCGTGATGCCGCAAAATACCCGCTCACCCTTTTGATAGGCGCGCCACATGGAACCGGTAATATAGCGGCGAATAATGGCTTCCACCTTTATCGGGCGAGCCTTTTGCACTATCCACACGAAGGGATGGGGAATGTCGAGAATATGGCTGTCGGCCAGCCCTTTTTCCTTGAACAGGCTGAACCAGTGGTTGGAGATGGCATTGAGCGCTGCCCCTTTGCCCGGGATCCCTTTGAGGTCCTCTTCGCCGTGGAAGATGCAATCGAAGGCGGAGATACGATCCGAGATCACCATGATCGCCAGCGGAGTATCGGCGGGCACATCATAGCCCTTTTCACGGATCAATCTGGCGCTGTCGGCCTCGGTCAACCAGTAGACACTGCGCACTTTTCCGCTGTGAACCGGCTTGTCGGTGCGGATAGGCAAATCATTGTTTACGGCTAGAACGGAATCAGCAAGACTCATGACGAGTATTCCTCTGGGTGTAGGGTTTAAGGCTAAGTCCGGCAGGCGGGGTTATTGTTATCTGCCTGTTTCCGGGAGAATGCGAGCCGGCGGCGGGGCAGCAGCAAGCAGCAAAAAAGGCTGTGCTTGAGAGGTAGAGCCGCTGTGGAGTCATACAAGTATGAGATGCCGCCGACAAAAGATGGGCTATTTTACCTCAGTCGCAACCTTTTGCCACGGGGAGGCTTTGTTTACTGGAGCAAAACTCTGTTCGCGATAGAGACTAATGAGGTTGAACCCAGGGAGCTTGGGCGCTGATTCGGCATCCATGTTTCTGCTGCCTTATTATGCGCCAATGGCTTTCGGCTACACCGAGGGGAATTGGTGCAATTCTGCAATCATAGCGTTGCTTGAAATTGTTTATATACCTACAGACATACACCTATTTTCCAGGCATTGGTGGGACTGTGACCTTCTGAGCCAGGGATGTTCTCGCAGCGAGTCACAGGATCGCCTGTGCATAAGCCTGCGGCAGGCAATGAGAAACATCCGTCGCCGGAGGTCCTGCCAATACTAATTAGTAACTTTTAGCTGGAAGCTATGATAGCCGCTGTGCCAGCGGCCTAAAGTCGTGGAGCAAATGCATCCATGCACAACGGCCAGTTCGCCATCCCTGGCTCTCGCTCGAAAGCACGTTGCTACGCAACTCTCGCCAAACCACACCGGGCAAGGGGCTTTGCTTGTCCAAAGCCCCTTGCATCCCCAAAGACACCCCGACGTAGCCGAAATCCCCACTGGCTTATGAAGCAAATTGGCTACACTCAGGACTCGCCTCCTTGCTCGACCTTCGAGCCTCGACATCCCTGTCTCGGCTACGCCAATTTGCAACAACGCCAGCGGCGGCTCCGAAGGGGGAATTGGTGCAATTCTTCCCACACAGAGTTGTTTTGAGCTGCAGACATACGCCTATTTTCCAGGCATAGGCGGGACTGTGACCGTCGAAAACAAGGATGTTTTCGACGAGGCTACAGGGACGTATTCACGCCGTGTCACAGGATCGCCTGTGCATAAGCCTGCGGCAGGCAATGAGAAACATCCGTCGCCGGAGGCCCTGCCAATACTAACTTAGATACTTTTAGCTGGAAGCCATGATAGCCGCTGTGCCAGCGGCGTAAAGTCGTGGAGCTTCGCCCCACACCCGAGAAAAGGGGGCTGTATCGACTCGCCCCCTTTCCAAACCCCCAGCGACCCGCGACGCAGCGGAAAACCCCTTGTGCTTATGATGTCAATTCGCTATCGCGCCAGACGCTCATCCCTGATTCGACTGGCGCTGCTTCGGCATCCATGCCTCGCTACGCGATTGTCATCAACGCCCTGCGGCCGCTTCGAGCGGGAATTGGTGCAATTCTGTAATAATAGCGTTGCTTGAAATTGCTTATATACCCACAGACATACGCCTATTCCCCAGGCACAGGCGGAACTGTGACCGTCGAAAACAGGGACGTTTTCGTCGAGGTTACAGGGACGTATTCACGCCGTGTCACAGGATCGCCTGTGCATAAGCCTGCGGCAGGCAATGGGAGACATCAGTTGCTGGAAGTTCAATCTATGTTATTTGGCTATTTTGAGCTGAAAGCAATGCTAGCCGCTGTGCCAGCGGCCTAAAGTTGTGGTTCAAATGCCTCAATGCATAACAGCCAAGTTGCCATCTCTTGATCTCGCTCGTAAGCACGTTGCTGCGCAACTCTCTCCATGTCACAGGGGAGCAAGTGTGAGAAGGCCGCTCTCGGACATCCTGTCATTCACGGCATCCGGGCTTCCAGCATCCGCACTCTAGGTGGTGGGCAATAGCGGTTTGGCAGTAAGCCCCGCTATTGCCAAACCCTTCCTCAGTCGCGTGTCTGACCTGTTCCATTGACCAAGAATTTCTCCGTGGTCAATGACTCCAGTCCCATGGGGCCGTAGGCATGGAGCTTAGTGGTGGCGATACCGATTTCGGCACCGAGCCCAAGCTCGCTGCCGTCGCTGAAGCGCGATGAGGCGTTGACCATCACCACAGATGCATCGACCCCTTGCTGAAACTGTTGCGCCGCTTGCTGGCTTTCGGTGCAGATCACCTCGGTATGGTGGCTGCCGAAGCGGGCGATATGCTCCATGGCATCCGCCAGTGAGTCGACCTGGCGTACGGCGATTTCCAGGCTCAGGTATTCCTGGCCGAACTCATCTTCCGTCAGCACAGTGGCCTGGTCGAAGAAGGGCGCCGCCTTCTCATCGGCATTGATCTTCACCCCCTTGTCGGCCAAGGCCTGAGCGGCGATAGGCAGCCAGACTTTGGCGATATCCTTGTGTACCAACAGGCCTTCCAGGGCATTACAGACACCGGTGCGCTGGGTCTTGCCGTTGAGCAGCAGGTTGAGCGCCTTTTCCACATCGGCATCTCTGTCGACATAGAGGTGACAAACGCCTTTAAAGTGCTGGATAACCGGGATTTTAGAGTTGTCGCTGACAAAGTTGATTAGGCCTTCGCCGCCTCTTGGGATCACCAGGTCGATGTAGTCGCGCTGCTGCAACAGTTCCAGCATCAAGGCACGGTCGGGATCCGGCACCACGGATACCAGCGCGGTCGGCAGTTTGAACTCCTGCAGCACTTTGTGCAGCACTTTGGCTATCGCCAGGCTGGAGTTAAGCGCCTCTTTACCGCCCCGCAGTATTACCGCGTTGCCCGATTTGAAACACAGCGCTGCGGCATCCGCGGTCACATTGGGGCGCGCCTCATAGATCATACAGACTACCCCGAGCGGCACTCTGAGCTTGCTTATCTGAATACCGTTGGGGCGGCGGCCCAGCTCGCGGCGCTGACCCACGGGGTCATCCAGCTCGACTATGGTGTCAATGCCACTGGCCATGGCGGCGATCCGCTCTGGCGTCAGGGTCAGACGGTCGAGCATGGCTTCGCTGAGACCTGCGTTGCGGGCCGCAAGGAGATCTTCCTCGTTGGCCTTGAGAATATTGTCATTTTCAGCGAGAAGCGCCCGGGCCATCGCTTTCAGCACCTGATTTTTGGTTTGGGTATCTATGAGTGCCAGCTCCCTGGCCGCCTTGGCCGCTGAGCTTGCCAGTGTGGTTATCAGACTCATTAGGGTCCTCCTTTGTTCGTTGCGCTACTCTGGTGGCGGGCCGCTGCTATTTCTCCAGTTGCGGCGTTTTACTGAGTAGGGCGATATCTTTTTCCGAGACTATGCCGCCCAGGCTGTCGGTGAAGCTGTCGGCCAGTTCAGGGTCTTCCTGCTCGGCGATAAAACTCAGCAGGCTGCTGCTGTAGTTGCTGCGGGCCTTGGCCAGACGGGTGCCGTCGTCGCTGCGCAGCAGTATGGTATCGCCGGCGGCAAAGTTGCCTTTGACCTCAAGTACTTCATTGCTGGAAAGCTCGGCGCAATTCTTGGCGCTGTCCATCACCTCATCGGCGGCGACTATCACTTCCCCTTGAGCCCTGACAGTGTGGGTCAGCCAATGCATCCGCTCCTGCAACGGAGTTTCGGATGCCCGGAACAGGGTGCCGGGATTGCGGCCCGACAACAGGGCATTAAAGCTCTCCTCTTTGAAGCCGTTGACTATATAGGTATCAATGCCGTGGGAGCTGGCCTTTTCCGCCGCTTCTATCTTGGTGCGCATACCGCCGGTACCGACATCGCTGTGACTACCGCCGGCCATGGCATAGATGGCGGCATCGATTTTATTGACCTCGGGCAGCAGCTCGGCATCGCTGTGCAGATGCGGGTTCTTGTTGTAGAGCCCATCAATATCCGAGCAGATCACTAAGGTATCAGCGTCGGCCGCGGCTGCCACCATGGCTGACAGGTTATCGTTGTCACCCACCTTGAGTGCATCTGTGGTGACGGTATCGTTTTCGTTGAGGATCGGCAGTATGTCGTGATCCAGCAGGGTAAACACGGTTTCCCTAATCGACAGGTAACGCTCTCTGTCGCGTAGATCGCCATGGGTCAGCAGAATTTGCGCCGTGGGAAAGTCGAAAAACTTATCCCAGGTCGCCATCATCTCAGTCTGCCCGGCGGCGGCCATGGCTTTTTTCAGTACTACCTGGGCCTCAGGGCTATTGGCTTCACTGCCCGGTTTGAGCGGAAATCTGTGGGCTCCGGCGGCAATTGAGCCGGAAGAAACCAGTATGGTCTGAATGCCTTTAGCG contains these protein-coding regions:
- a CDS encoding ATP-binding cassette domain-containing protein, with the translated sequence MPSIDCRQLAYVRGDRPVLEDISLQLPQGKLLALLGHNGAGKSTLIKLLLGLLKPAGGELKILGKAAGESPMQVGYLPENVSFYDNMPLGELLNYFAGLKGIGAARVKELLVEFELDGLVKRRLGQCSKGQRQRLGLAQALLSRPRLLLLDEPTVGLDPSASALMYAQLAALKQQGCTIVVCTHELALVEPHLDLALMLANGRMRALGSLDNLRQEADLPQEIQLPSRLDLSGDPVLGPSFSAGRLKLAKASVPEAIAILTEQYRCFDFQLPPASLGELFHHFMAPLDSNRRNVAAKRFGEAA
- a CDS encoding ABC transporter permease subunit translates to MQLVRENEALTPQRPNPLFIVAAKEFKDCLRSRWLQTACCLFALLAAAVIFGAGALGGEFRWQALPQLFNSLLTLSVFLVPLLALLLSFDAVVGEAEAGTLLLLLTYPLSRSQWLAGKLMGQGGALLLALLLGFGLPLGLLPVLAQEYRSVELPASLALLLASAWLLGLVFMLLGYWVSMQVKQKAQALALLMLLWLLLVLLYDLALLVLAVVAADTLGQSGLQWLMLLNPASVFRLLNQSFLGLASGVPTWPWLLGILFGWLLLLSWLCRYSFQRRPL
- a CDS encoding winged helix-turn-helix domain-containing protein, with the protein product MQQLTPYLALDTKAKHLLDQRDGSEIVLSFSEAQVLSHLLSAPGNVFGKDELLAVGWPERVVALTSLTQCISILRKKLEPYPEIQLKTVARRGYQLNISEQSHVHMLAISDGEAIRTALVSVSLKIKLLGILLLLGLVGFFWYYSDYHEMVKQVSHWRADKQLPLNVGGTLASAQLFYSDEAKQLHPSMWQKHLAPEGNLIPGLKHFSAYAASDGRNYSFAICPSADETGCDGDGIINITAIDPKPAGLSMKEFVPLSQEMERRIRYNRIILPPAVDNAELVEHNYHADIYFPVADELLVRTDLSLSLVYDSKDSGQFYSSACVTDQDCLTTPIKYQLRGYFHQYRTEISGTPVDVFQVKVNQKELTKPDNVSDSAMHFYREIRKDDIRDEEIYYFRVYQDHKTAVWIVPQMGNLLAWTTYSEVKL
- a CDS encoding universal stress protein, producing MRTRQILCPVDFSEESEHALEYAIELAALYKVKLRLLHVISKAYGEDITTLPHHEENFGIVAVTQAQLQQHMQAYASEKIHALLQQLHPEQQLEVLIRRGSTAGQILEEAESANVGMIVIGCHQRTALAHWLLPSVAEEIINKAKCPVMVVK
- a CDS encoding phosphoribosylaminoimidazolesuccinocarboxamide synthase; protein product: MSLADSVLAVNNDLPIRTDKPVHSGKVRSVYWLTEADSARLIREKGYDVPADTPLAIMVISDRISAFDCIFHGEEDLKGIPGKGAALNAISNHWFSLFKEKGLADSHILDIPHPFVWIVQKARPIKVEAIIRRYITGSMWRAYQKGERVFCGITLPEGLQKDQQLPELLITPSTKGILKGIPGVPEQDDVNISRADIEANFEAFGFEKPEDIDLYEKLLKQGFEVISEALAQQDQIFVDTKFEFGYVTDKQGQSKLIYMDEVGTPDSSRIWDGSAYRDGKILENSKEGFRQFLLNHFPDPDILLNKDRMPEREALARDNDLPLEAMMNVSRTYTGIAEKVTGAKITLSDNPKAEIIRVLKEQYGLVD
- a CDS encoding glutamate-5-semialdehyde dehydrogenase, which produces MSLITTLASSAAKAARELALIDTQTKNQVLKAMARALLAENDNILKANEEDLLAARNAGLSEAMLDRLTLTPERIAAMASGIDTIVELDDPVGQRRELGRRPNGIQISKLRVPLGVVCMIYEARPNVTADAAALCFKSGNAVILRGGKEALNSSLAIAKVLHKVLQEFKLPTALVSVVPDPDRALMLELLQQRDYIDLVIPRGGEGLINFVSDNSKIPVIQHFKGVCHLYVDRDADVEKALNLLLNGKTQRTGVCNALEGLLVHKDIAKVWLPIAAQALADKGVKINADEKAAPFFDQATVLTEDEFGQEYLSLEIAVRQVDSLADAMEHIARFGSHHTEVICTESQQAAQQFQQGVDASVVMVNASSRFSDGSELGLGAEIGIATTKLHAYGPMGLESLTTEKFLVNGTGQTRD
- the proB gene encoding glutamate 5-kinase, giving the protein MNKQPRQRIVLKVGSALIAPDRQGCSSRYLLAIAQFIVRCRAKGIQTILVSSGSIAAGAHRFPLKPGSEANSPEAQVVLKKAMAAAGQTEMMATWDKFFDFPTAQILLTHGDLRDRERYLSIRETVFTLLDHDILPILNENDTVTTDALKVGDNDNLSAMVAAAADADTLVICSDIDGLYNKNPHLHSDAELLPEVNKIDAAIYAMAGGSHSDVGTGGMRTKIEAAEKASSHGIDTYIVNGFKEESFNALLSGRNPGTLFRASETPLQERMHWLTHTVRAQGEVIVAADEVMDSAKNCAELSSNEVLEVKGNFAAGDTILLRSDDGTRLAKARSNYSSSLLSFIAEQEDPELADSFTDSLGGIVSEKDIALLSKTPQLEK